The Acidianus infernus genome window below encodes:
- a CDS encoding CDGSH iron-sulfur domain-containing protein: MARLVKHDRNRPYMIKADNGQVFYICACGLSRNKPFCDGSHKRTLDEEEGSVYVYDENGRIKLQNFYP, from the coding sequence ATGGCTAGGTTAGTAAAACACGACCGTAATAGACCTTATATGATAAAGGCAGATAATGGACAAGTTTTTTATATATGCGCGTGCGGATTGTCTAGAAATAAACCTTTCTGCGATGGTTCGCATAAGAGAACCCTGGATGAGGAAGAAGGTTCGGTCTATGTATATGACGAAAACGGAAGAATAAAGCTACAGAACTTTTATCCGTAA
- a CDS encoding class II glutamine amidotransferase, translating to MCRMFAYVGDSKEELTKLYEALKESAKNDIIASKYGLNPVHGDGWGYVIYDGERIYFYKSKNPIFNESLVLPSIEGKFYAIFHARQATDKSTVSARFAHPFYGDDENYFYFFAHNGSVDKEKLAQVLNFQGQTTIDSELALKFLIKNGLDKGIDLLMKDYTKSALNVFILRISRSDGSAELYYVNYYTRKDRSEYYKFYKNENAVFSSTLAYYGIRGVEVEEGKLLRL from the coding sequence ATGTGCAGGATGTTTGCTTATGTAGGTGATTCTAAGGAAGAGTTAACTAAACTTTATGAGGCGTTGAAGGAGTCTGCCAAAAACGATATTATTGCGTCTAAGTATGGTTTAAATCCCGTTCACGGCGATGGCTGGGGTTACGTTATTTATGATGGAGAAAGAATCTATTTTTATAAATCAAAAAATCCAATATTTAACGAGTCTTTAGTTTTACCTTCCATAGAGGGTAAGTTTTACGCAATATTTCACGCTAGACAAGCAACGGATAAATCTACTGTATCTGCTAGATTTGCTCATCCTTTTTACGGAGACGACGAGAACTATTTTTACTTCTTTGCTCACAATGGTTCTGTTGATAAAGAAAAATTAGCTCAAGTTTTGAATTTTCAAGGTCAAACCACAATAGATAGTGAACTTGCTTTAAAATTTCTAATAAAGAATGGCTTAGATAAAGGGATAGACCTTTTAATGAAAGATTATACGAAGTCAGCCCTCAATGTTTTTATATTAAGAATATCTAGATCTGACGGCTCCGCAGAACTTTATTACGTGAATTATTACACGAGGAAAGATAGAAGCGAGTATTATAAGTTTTATAAGAACGAGAACGCTGTATTCTCTTCTACCCTAGCATACTACGGAATAAGAGGCGTTGAGGTTGAGGAAGGAAAGCTCTTAAGGCTATAA
- a CDS encoding isochorismatase family cysteine hydrolase produces the protein MAWFNKDEVKKFIRKDNSVLVVWDVQEALVNSIFNKEEFLQKLKELISVARQYNVPIVYTKITPLPERFQPPYMRRSFNPGDIVKEVYPLEGDVVLNKNTTSIFVGTNFELMLRNAGIQTIVFTGIATDIGVETSARHAQALGYLPVIAREAVSSSDKDAHERSLINMSKLMLVLDNKEIIERWSS, from the coding sequence ATGGCTTGGTTCAACAAGGATGAGGTGAAGAAATTCATAAGGAAAGACAATTCCGTGCTAGTAGTCTGGGACGTGCAAGAAGCTCTAGTAAATTCCATATTTAATAAGGAAGAATTTCTGCAAAAATTGAAAGAACTTATTTCTGTAGCCAGACAATATAACGTTCCTATTGTTTACACAAAGATAACGCCATTGCCAGAAAGATTCCAACCACCTTACATGAGGAGATCATTTAACCCTGGAGACATTGTAAAAGAGGTATATCCACTAGAAGGCGACGTTGTTTTAAACAAGAATACCACAAGCATATTCGTGGGTACTAATTTCGAGCTGATGTTGAGGAATGCGGGAATACAAACAATAGTATTCACTGGAATTGCAACTGATATAGGTGTAGAGACATCAGCAAGACACGCCCAAGCTCTAGGTTATTTACCAGTAATAGCTAGAGAAGCAGTGTCGTCTTCTGATAAAGATGCACACGAAAGGTCTCTGATAAACATGAGTAAATTAATGCTAGTCCTTGATAATAAAGAAATAATTGAAAGGTGGTCAAGCTAA
- a CDS encoding MFS transporter, with protein sequence MDIKSRTLLILSLMLLIVNYVETMVVPALPTIERDFSISATLAGWVTSAYMIVAAATSPLMGKLADTYGKKKMYVTAIGFYIIAVAMAGFSPNIWVLLGARAIQGVGFSMFPIAIAYITDLYPKEKVAFAQAILSAMIGIGPALGLLIGSYVVEDLGWPYAFHTAAILSLILFIISIKYLPHTGIRYKEKVDYLGSTLIGLATVLVLVYITEGPTLGWTSVCNLSLLISGLLTYGIFIAAERKIKEPLLRLDLFKIRNFAVANLVGIISGVGMFTVFIFLVYYSQLPSPYGLGLSIIQSGLLMSPVAFGMVIFGPMFGRALPKIGPKPILILGSLLSSLAYIMLIYYRSNPTEVLIDGFVSSIGLVAVIIPLVNMVALSLPDQYRTTGMGMNALLRTIGGAAGPVVATSFMQTYQAPVIMVYDNQPLVLGFMPSSTAFNYIALFGLAMMILTLIVSLWTKNYTFREVAVKGSNNAHLKNEYTR encoded by the coding sequence ATGGACATTAAATCTAGAACTCTACTTATACTTTCTTTAATGTTGCTGATTGTAAACTACGTTGAAACAATGGTTGTTCCCGCTTTGCCAACGATAGAGCGGGACTTTTCAATTTCTGCTACATTAGCCGGATGGGTAACTTCAGCCTATATGATAGTTGCAGCAGCAACTTCACCGTTAATGGGCAAACTTGCAGATACTTACGGCAAAAAGAAGATGTACGTTACTGCAATAGGTTTTTATATAATTGCGGTAGCTATGGCAGGTTTTTCTCCAAATATATGGGTTTTATTAGGTGCTAGGGCTATTCAAGGTGTTGGATTCTCAATGTTTCCAATAGCAATAGCTTACATAACAGACTTATATCCTAAGGAAAAAGTCGCTTTTGCGCAAGCAATATTAAGTGCTATGATAGGAATAGGCCCGGCTCTTGGATTACTAATTGGATCTTATGTAGTCGAAGATCTAGGTTGGCCTTACGCTTTTCATACAGCGGCAATATTATCTTTAATCCTTTTCATTATTTCTATAAAGTACCTTCCACACACTGGAATAAGATATAAGGAAAAAGTTGACTACTTAGGTTCAACGTTAATAGGCTTAGCTACAGTCCTAGTTTTAGTTTACATTACTGAAGGACCTACATTAGGATGGACTTCAGTATGTAACTTATCCTTGCTCATTTCCGGGCTATTAACATATGGAATTTTTATAGCTGCTGAAAGAAAGATAAAAGAACCTTTGTTAAGGTTAGATTTATTTAAAATAAGAAACTTTGCAGTAGCTAACTTAGTAGGAATAATTTCTGGAGTAGGAATGTTCACAGTCTTCATCTTTCTAGTTTATTACTCTCAGTTACCTTCACCTTACGGACTTGGATTATCAATAATTCAGTCTGGATTATTAATGTCTCCAGTGGCCTTCGGAATGGTGATTTTCGGTCCCATGTTTGGTAGAGCTTTGCCAAAAATAGGCCCAAAACCTATCTTAATTCTAGGTAGTCTGCTATCATCATTAGCTTATATTATGTTAATATATTATAGATCCAATCCAACAGAAGTTCTCATTGATGGATTTGTATCATCAATAGGATTAGTAGCAGTTATAATACCTTTAGTAAACATGGTAGCATTATCATTACCAGACCAGTACAGAACTACGGGGATGGGAATGAATGCACTGCTAAGAACCATAGGCGGAGCCGCAGGTCCAGTAGTCGCTACGTCATTTATGCAGACTTATCAAGCTCCTGTCATAATGGTTTACGATAATCAACCGTTGGTTTTAGGTTTTATGCCTTCCTCTACTGCTTTCAATTATATTGCTTTATTCGGACTTGCAATGATGATCCTTACGTTAATAGTTTCACTATGGACTAAGAATTACACATTTAGAGAAGTTGCCGTTAAAGGAAGTAATAACGCTCATTTGAAGAACGAATATACAAGGTAA
- a CDS encoding DMT family transporter, with protein sequence MVRGYLTILGVIIVWGISFPLSKIALYFMSPFVLTFIRFIIGGLILTAYGKGIIYGKKEAINAILNMGIFVILLNLAINYSTNPALASVLIYMQPIFVALLSRLRGEEISFPQLVGIIVSFTGIFISVDSVNFSPGSLIAIVAAILWAVGTLYYSNLKNRDIVKLNAFMSLFSSLFVIPILPFDFYFKPSVLGIGVGILVAIIAQALGFIFWFSSVKELGATTASSIVILVPVSAYLFSFIILDQIPNVFQIFGSSLALIGVFISQYSRVYLSRK encoded by the coding sequence GTGGTAAGGGGTTATTTAACCATACTAGGAGTAATAATAGTTTGGGGAATTTCTTTCCCTTTATCAAAAATTGCCCTCTATTTTATGTCTCCTTTTGTACTTACTTTTATTAGATTTATCATAGGTGGTTTAATTTTAACAGCTTACGGAAAAGGAATAATTTACGGTAAAAAGGAGGCTATTAATGCAATACTTAACATGGGAATTTTTGTCATACTCTTAAACCTAGCAATAAACTATTCCACAAACCCTGCATTAGCCTCTGTACTAATTTATATGCAACCTATATTCGTAGCATTACTCTCAAGGCTAAGAGGTGAGGAAATCTCATTCCCTCAATTAGTTGGAATAATAGTTTCATTTACTGGTATATTCATTTCAGTAGATAGCGTTAATTTTAGCCCAGGGTCGCTGATAGCAATAGTTGCAGCAATACTTTGGGCAGTTGGAACTTTATATTACTCTAACCTAAAAAATAGGGATATAGTAAAGCTTAACGCTTTCATGTCCCTCTTTTCTTCATTATTTGTAATACCGATCCTGCCTTTTGATTTTTATTTTAAGCCTTCTGTCCTTGGAATAGGTGTGGGAATTTTAGTTGCAATAATAGCCCAAGCTTTAGGCTTCATATTCTGGTTTTCAAGTGTTAAAGAATTAGGTGCAACGACCGCATCTAGTATAGTCATTTTAGTTCCAGTGTCTGCTTATCTATTTTCTTTCATAATTTTAGACCAAATACCCAATGTTTTCCAAATATTTGGCTCATCGTTGGCTCTTATAGGAGTTTTCATCTCCCAATATAGTAGAGTATACTTATCAAGAAAATGA
- a CDS encoding MFS transporter: MDVRRKLRILIITSLAHFNNDGTFLIFPLLIVYYSTVDRISLIILGSMSIIYTLLSGLLSPLIGDFADKHNVDSALMSLGIFLEGLAIGIFGISFMFPSIALIALGSTLLGIGQAFYHPIGGAILSRTFGKEAGRALGINGSLGSLGRSLMPSIVTFLILGLGEITGLLTVSAYMVLSAMIIFVGLKFYKRESIDVRKSKEKLEKAFYKFLIILGSIVFIRSMFITGTTTFVGEFVYDVYHSKELAGIFLTIGFLGSVLGQPAFGWLTERKGGRYAFIVSSLLTIVTFIGFLAFAENLILSLSFYTIFTFSAFSSFPVLLGYVSQTFPKNFYTVANSYIWGIGVTVGGAGGNALITVLLGLRYTILSSFYIMLGLAIFSAILMPLIPKRVSTP, encoded by the coding sequence ATGGACGTTAGAAGGAAATTAAGGATATTAATAATTACTTCCTTAGCCCATTTTAATAACGATGGAACTTTCCTAATATTCCCCCTTCTTATAGTGTACTACTCTACGGTTGATAGGATAAGCCTAATAATCTTAGGATCAATGTCGATAATTTATACTTTACTTTCTGGTCTTCTATCTCCTTTAATAGGCGACTTTGCGGATAAGCATAACGTTGATTCTGCCTTAATGAGTTTAGGAATATTTTTGGAAGGTTTGGCAATAGGAATTTTTGGAATTTCCTTCATGTTTCCGTCCATAGCGTTAATAGCATTAGGTTCGACACTTTTAGGAATAGGTCAGGCTTTTTATCACCCAATTGGCGGTGCAATACTTTCTAGGACTTTTGGCAAGGAAGCTGGCAGAGCGTTAGGAATTAATGGATCCTTAGGAAGTTTAGGAAGGTCTTTAATGCCTTCAATTGTAACTTTTCTTATACTAGGCCTTGGGGAAATAACCGGTTTGCTTACAGTCTCTGCATACATGGTACTTTCAGCTATGATAATATTTGTAGGTCTTAAGTTCTATAAAAGAGAATCCATAGACGTTAGGAAGAGTAAAGAGAAGTTAGAAAAGGCGTTTTATAAGTTCTTAATTATATTAGGTTCAATAGTATTTATAAGGAGTATGTTCATCACTGGTACAACTACTTTCGTTGGAGAGTTTGTATACGACGTATATCATTCTAAAGAGTTGGCTGGAATATTCTTAACTATAGGATTTTTAGGCTCTGTTTTAGGTCAACCTGCTTTTGGTTGGCTTACTGAAAGAAAAGGCGGAAGATATGCATTCATAGTTAGTAGCTTATTGACAATAGTCACCTTTATAGGATTTTTAGCATTTGCTGAAAACCTGATATTATCCCTTTCTTTTTACACGATATTCACGTTTTCTGCGTTTAGCTCTTTCCCAGTATTGTTAGGTTACGTAAGTCAAACATTTCCTAAAAATTTCTATACGGTAGCAAATTCATATATCTGGGGTATAGGAGTTACAGTAGGAGGTGCCGGCGGAAACGCATTAATAACAGTACTTCTGGGATTAAGATACACAATACTTTCATCGTTTTACATAATGCTGGGATTGGCAATATTTTCTGCCATACTAATGCCTTTAATTCCAAAGAGAGTTTCTACACCGTGA
- a CDS encoding thiamine pyrophosphate-binding protein codes for MLGDKIFEILREFTDRIYGNPGTTELSFIKKIPPGFKYYLALQDGIAVGMAEGYHLGSEKLAVVNLHAAPGLSNALGFLYTAYMDRIPMVIIGGQQTSSHLSDEPRLYGDLTTISKPVVKASFEARNADEGVKFLIRAIKTSLTPPYGPTFLSIPEDLEDKEVNITIRSFMHKVELCCREDEVKEIMNEINSFDKIAIVAGYEIDVFNAHDEMREFAEKINSPVFAEPFASRSPFETPHKLFAGDLPRRSSEINKVLEDFPAVLIIGGSVNNVLFPDDEVLKGKEVIEVTYDWIEASRRTWKTLVCNPKDFLKIAIKYAKPHVFSPVKVSPARNQKVEEIMKLLYPHLENYAVFDEAPSYREIIRSIIGYKRRLFFANRAGFIGWAIPASFGYSSTGGKALAIVGDGSFNYSFQALWSATKYGGIMKVLVINNQGYNSLKSWGNTNAEILSPITSPWKLASSYGFEGKEFDDYKKGIEWLMEDNTQKLAELKV; via the coding sequence ATGCTTGGAGACAAGATTTTTGAAATACTCAGGGAATTTACTGATAGAATATACGGGAACCCCGGAACAACTGAATTATCTTTTATAAAGAAAATACCTCCAGGTTTTAAATACTATTTAGCACTGCAGGACGGAATTGCGGTAGGGATGGCTGAAGGATATCATTTGGGCAGTGAGAAGTTAGCTGTAGTAAATCTTCACGCAGCTCCAGGCTTATCTAATGCCCTAGGATTCCTTTATACTGCTTACATGGATAGAATACCTATGGTAATAATTGGAGGCCAACAGACTTCCTCCCACCTTTCAGACGAGCCTAGACTTTACGGAGATTTAACAACAATATCTAAGCCGGTAGTTAAGGCGTCTTTTGAAGCAAGAAATGCTGATGAAGGTGTAAAATTCCTTATAAGGGCAATAAAAACTTCCTTAACTCCTCCTTATGGTCCTACTTTCCTTTCCATTCCTGAAGATTTAGAAGACAAGGAAGTTAACATAACTATTAGAAGTTTTATGCACAAGGTGGAGCTTTGTTGTAGGGAAGACGAAGTAAAGGAAATAATGAATGAAATTAACTCCTTTGATAAAATAGCAATAGTAGCAGGTTATGAAATAGATGTATTCAACGCTCATGATGAAATGAGGGAATTTGCTGAGAAAATTAACTCCCCGGTTTTTGCTGAACCTTTCGCTTCTAGAAGTCCTTTTGAGACTCCACATAAGCTTTTTGCAGGAGATTTACCTAGAAGGTCTAGTGAGATAAATAAGGTACTTGAAGATTTTCCTGCTGTGCTAATCATAGGAGGTAGCGTAAATAATGTGCTATTTCCTGACGACGAAGTACTGAAAGGAAAAGAGGTTATTGAAGTGACTTACGATTGGATTGAGGCGTCAAGAAGAACTTGGAAGACTTTAGTTTGTAACCCTAAGGACTTTCTAAAGATTGCAATCAAATATGCAAAGCCTCACGTATTTAGTCCAGTAAAAGTTTCTCCTGCAAGGAATCAGAAAGTGGAGGAAATAATGAAATTATTATATCCTCATTTAGAAAATTACGCTGTATTTGATGAGGCGCCGTCTTATAGGGAAATAATAAGATCAATAATTGGTTATAAAAGAAGGTTATTCTTTGCAAATAGAGCAGGATTTATTGGTTGGGCAATTCCTGCGTCTTTCGGTTACTCCTCTACCGGAGGTAAAGCCTTGGCAATAGTTGGAGATGGAAGCTTTAATTATAGTTTTCAAGCTTTGTGGTCTGCAACAAAATATGGAGGGATAATGAAAGTTCTTGTAATTAACAATCAAGGATATAATTCTCTTAAAAGTTGGGGAAATACTAATGCGGAAATTCTCTCACCTATAACTTCTCCGTGGAAATTAGCTTCAAGTTATGGATTTGAAGGAAAAGAGTTTGATGACTATAAGAAAGGAATAGAATGGTTAATGGAGGATAATACTCAAAAGTTGGCCGAACTTAAGGTATAA
- a CDS encoding C2H2-type zinc finger protein encodes MYRCCDKEFQDEKSFKKHIKSAKHHHLTSSDSFKISLPKDYISSIIDNKESAIRLLGFLPYEDKVIIPLRLSRNVIGRVLKRSLIAKVEGPYYDSGLINYKIDAGDIK; translated from the coding sequence ATGTATAGGTGTTGTGATAAAGAATTTCAAGATGAAAAGTCATTTAAAAAGCATATAAAGAGTGCCAAGCATCATCATTTAACGTCTTCTGATTCTTTCAAGATATCTTTACCTAAGGATTACATATCGTCAATTATAGACAATAAAGAGAGCGCAATAAGGCTACTTGGATTCTTACCTTATGAGGATAAGGTCATAATTCCCTTACGTTTATCTAGAAATGTGATAGGAAGAGTTTTAAAAAGGTCTTTAATAGCAAAGGTTGAAGGTCCCTATTATGATTCAGGATTAATAAATTACAAAATCGACGCAGGTGATATAAAATAA
- a CDS encoding YeeE/YedE thiosulfate transporter family protein has translation MITYTAPMWVGLIIGFIIGAAAEIWGISNPETLIRLAKWEDRLFVTCIALGFAIGTPVLFGLYAAGVGFHWGPKPFYVIGVLIGGLFFGAGLALSGYFPGSIWMALGEGRRDAIYAVFGAILGAATWTALYQTPAGQWLTTVGNFGSLIIGATHPSGKEYLIPWDGLTPLDLFGISIIYAIGMFLLAYYLPRYKGGVRSCLRANIERRLTPQEIQMHQETARFLTEGGLPYSENSLAKKLNEYYAVEDNVTRWFMVSVAGIVALTVVAEMFLHQIFGESTTDSWIAGHLFMPTFKYSQIVFKGIGWEPYSDIGTLMGAFFSAVFLTRRFTAFRDIIPPSWAERFGTNPAKRFLGSFGGAYLMLFGARMADGCASGHILSGDLEMALSGLEFTAAVFASMLITAHYVYKKR, from the coding sequence ATGATAACATATACAGCCCCAATGTGGGTTGGACTGATTATAGGTTTCATAATTGGTGCAGCTGCTGAAATATGGGGAATATCAAATCCTGAGACTTTAATTAGACTGGCAAAGTGGGAAGATAGATTATTCGTCACTTGTATTGCATTAGGATTTGCTATTGGGACACCAGTACTCTTCGGTTTATACGCTGCAGGCGTTGGTTTTCATTGGGGTCCTAAGCCGTTTTATGTAATAGGAGTACTTATAGGAGGTTTATTCTTTGGAGCGGGACTAGCACTTTCAGGATACTTCCCTGGCTCAATATGGATGGCTTTGGGAGAAGGAAGGAGAGACGCAATATATGCAGTATTTGGTGCAATATTAGGTGCAGCCACTTGGACTGCTTTATATCAAACCCCAGCAGGACAATGGTTAACCACTGTAGGAAACTTTGGTAGCCTGATAATAGGAGCTACCCATCCTTCAGGAAAAGAGTACTTAATACCTTGGGATGGATTAACGCCTTTAGACTTATTCGGAATCTCAATAATCTACGCAATAGGAATGTTCTTACTAGCTTATTATTTACCAAGGTATAAAGGAGGAGTTAGAAGCTGCTTAAGAGCAAATATAGAAAGAAGACTAACACCACAAGAAATTCAAATGCATCAGGAGACTGCAAGATTCTTAACTGAAGGTGGATTACCTTATAGTGAAAATAGCTTAGCAAAGAAGTTAAATGAGTATTACGCTGTTGAAGACAACGTAACTAGGTGGTTCATGGTTTCAGTTGCAGGAATTGTAGCGTTAACAGTGGTTGCAGAGATGTTCTTACACCAAATATTCGGCGAATCTACTACTGACTCTTGGATTGCTGGACACTTGTTTATGCCAACTTTCAAGTATTCGCAGATAGTATTCAAAGGAATTGGTTGGGAGCCTTATAGCGACATTGGAACATTAATGGGCGCGTTCTTCAGTGCAGTATTCTTAACTAGGAGATTTACTGCATTTAGAGATATAATACCACCTAGCTGGGCTGAAAGGTTTGGAACTAACCCTGCAAAGAGGTTCTTAGGATCATTTGGTGGTGCATACTTAATGCTATTTGGTGCAAGAATGGCTGATGGTTGTGCGTCTGGGCACATATTAAGTGGTGACCTAGAAATGGCATTAAGCGGATTGGAATTCACTGCTGCAGTATTCGCTTCTATGCTAATAACTGCACATTACGTTTACAAGAAGAGGTGA
- a CDS encoding PadR family transcriptional regulator: MQNNIKFELRTYYVHFHRGRGLRHIILYLLYTNGPLTGAEIMEKVEESSMGMWRPSPGSVYPMIRELEAEGLIEVVKTEGTKKYYGLTNKGKELLGGFPKERRIDNAITELESLVDYILDNWDSLNSEEKDRIRKIIEKLKSVS; the protein is encoded by the coding sequence ATGCAAAACAATATTAAGTTTGAATTAAGAACTTATTACGTGCATTTCCATAGAGGTAGAGGACTTAGACACATAATACTTTACTTACTTTATACCAATGGGCCATTAACTGGAGCAGAAATTATGGAAAAAGTGGAGGAAAGTAGTATGGGAATGTGGAGACCTTCTCCAGGATCTGTTTACCCTATGATAAGAGAATTAGAAGCTGAAGGATTAATAGAGGTTGTGAAAACAGAAGGAACTAAAAAATACTACGGTTTAACTAATAAAGGTAAAGAATTACTAGGTGGATTTCCTAAAGAGAGAAGAATAGATAACGCGATAACGGAGCTTGAATCATTAGTAGACTATATCTTAGATAATTGGGATTCGCTAAATTCTGAGGAAAAGGATAGAATAAGGAAGATAATTGAAAAGCTTAAATCAGTAAGCTAG
- the csa3 gene encoding CRISPR-associated CARF protein Csa3 has translation MILVTTFGFDEKFQIRAVLNYGKSIEKVIIVTSITDSDKVKKALSSFTTFLDNLSISYEIVKVDPINFINSVALIAYYLPTDKKIIANLSGGMRAIIMETLTALALKGVDADVEIETEDFQGKISFKVSDLTRGDINTDHLLILREIWRGNRSIYRLAKATGMSTSAVSRKLSKLLKYGYIRREDTSYILNNKGMIMALMMEMSDENV, from the coding sequence ATGATATTAGTAACAACCTTTGGCTTTGACGAGAAATTTCAGATAAGGGCAGTGCTCAATTACGGTAAAAGTATAGAAAAAGTGATAATAGTAACGTCTATTACAGACAGCGATAAAGTTAAAAAAGCGCTCTCGTCTTTTACAACATTTCTCGATAATTTGTCAATAAGTTACGAAATAGTCAAAGTAGATCCTATAAATTTTATAAATTCTGTCGCGTTAATAGCATATTATTTACCAACAGATAAGAAAATTATTGCAAATCTAAGTGGAGGTATGAGAGCCATAATAATGGAGACGCTTACAGCTTTGGCATTAAAAGGAGTAGACGCTGATGTAGAAATAGAAACAGAAGATTTTCAAGGTAAAATCTCTTTTAAAGTATCTGATCTTACCAGGGGGGATATAAATACTGATCATCTTCTTATACTAAGGGAAATATGGAGGGGAAACAGAAGTATTTATAGGTTAGCAAAAGCTACTGGAATGTCAACTTCAGCTGTAAGTAGAAAGCTTTCAAAACTATTAAAATACGGATATATTAGGAGGGAAGACACTAGTTATATTTTAAATAATAAAGGGATGATAATGGCACTAATGATGGAAATGAGTGACGAAAACGTCTAG
- a CDS encoding SMP-30/gluconolactonase/LRE family protein, giving the protein MEKISPYSGDLYEGPIWHPTENVLYWVNILAGTIHRLDLKKSTYLEIKLKDYVSSISPRVTGGLIATSDQGFYAVNLDGDVKEIYKVKDWDLRNRFNDGKCDAVGRYWVGTMNLEEKYPTAGFYVLDTNLSFRKVLDNVTISNGLAWSSDNKTLYYIDTPTKKIFEFDFDLEKGRISNKRTLIDLSSVQGSPDGMTIDSKDNLWVALFGGGKVIKIDTKTKEIIDEIPVPTPNVTSVTFGGENLSTLYITTAKIHLASPDENAGYVYAEKVSATGTKINFCGI; this is encoded by the coding sequence ATGGAAAAGATTTCTCCTTATAGCGGAGATCTTTATGAAGGTCCGATTTGGCACCCAACAGAAAACGTACTTTACTGGGTTAATATCTTAGCAGGGACAATTCATAGGCTAGATTTAAAGAAATCAACTTATCTTGAAATAAAACTTAAAGATTACGTAAGTTCAATTTCACCTAGAGTAACAGGAGGATTAATTGCAACTTCTGATCAAGGCTTTTATGCGGTAAACCTTGATGGTGATGTTAAAGAAATTTATAAAGTAAAAGACTGGGATCTAAGAAATAGGTTTAATGACGGAAAATGCGATGCTGTTGGGAGATATTGGGTAGGTACGATGAATTTGGAAGAAAAATATCCTACAGCAGGCTTTTATGTTTTAGATACTAATCTTTCGTTTAGGAAGGTCCTAGATAACGTGACAATTTCAAATGGTCTAGCCTGGAGCTCTGATAATAAAACTCTATATTATATTGATACGCCTACTAAGAAAATTTTTGAGTTTGATTTTGATTTAGAGAAAGGTAGAATAAGCAATAAGAGAACTCTTATAGATTTATCGTCAGTTCAAGGAAGTCCTGACGGAATGACTATAGATTCTAAGGATAATTTGTGGGTAGCTTTATTTGGAGGAGGTAAAGTTATAAAAATTGATACAAAAACTAAAGAAATTATTGATGAAATTCCAGTTCCTACCCCTAATGTTACTTCCGTAACTTTTGGCGGTGAAAATCTTTCAACACTTTACATTACGACTGCTAAAATTCATTTAGCATCTCCAGACGAAAATGCAGGTTATGTTTACGCCGAAAAGGTGTCTGCAACTGGTACTAAAATTAATTTTTGCGGAATTTAG